In a single window of the Micromonospora sp. WMMD1155 genome:
- a CDS encoding geranylgeranyl reductase family protein, which translates to MIVWDLVVVGAGPAGLSAAHAAARAGVSTLVVERAVHPRYKTCGGGLIGTSLAAVEDRIEVPAHDRVDSVTFTREGRREFTRRNDGPVVTMVRREEFDDRLRAAAVAAGAQMRERVAVRAIEQDPEGVRLRLADGTTIAARTVIGADGSSGVTARHVGVRYRQVDLGLELEIPIPEAERERWRGRLLLDWGDMPGSYAWVFPKGDRLTVGVIAGRGAGEGTREYLRRFVDRLGLTGLPAEHDSGHLTRCRAEDSPLRTGRVLVVGDAAGLLEPWSREGISFALRSGALAGAAVADGDLTGYERAVAARLVPEMRAGFRLLDVFTRRPDVFHALLATPPGWRMFVQFCQGRASFDEMLRRRSIRAALAVLDRLPTPRQPTAVLPGS; encoded by the coding sequence GTGATCGTCTGGGACCTCGTCGTCGTCGGCGCCGGCCCCGCCGGGCTCTCCGCGGCACACGCCGCTGCCCGCGCCGGTGTCTCCACACTCGTCGTCGAGCGGGCCGTACACCCGCGGTACAAGACCTGCGGTGGTGGTCTGATCGGCACCTCCCTCGCGGCCGTCGAGGATCGGATCGAGGTGCCCGCGCACGACCGGGTGGACAGTGTCACGTTCACCCGCGAGGGTCGCCGGGAGTTCACCCGCCGCAACGACGGTCCGGTCGTGACGATGGTGCGCCGCGAGGAGTTCGACGACCGGCTGCGCGCGGCGGCGGTCGCCGCCGGCGCGCAGATGCGGGAGCGGGTCGCGGTCCGCGCGATCGAGCAGGACCCCGAGGGGGTACGCCTGCGGCTGGCCGACGGTACGACGATCGCGGCCCGCACGGTGATCGGCGCCGACGGTTCGTCGGGGGTGACCGCCCGGCACGTGGGGGTCCGATACCGGCAGGTGGACCTGGGGCTGGAGTTGGAGATCCCGATACCCGAGGCGGAGCGGGAACGGTGGCGGGGGCGGTTGCTGCTGGACTGGGGCGACATGCCGGGCTCGTACGCCTGGGTCTTCCCGAAGGGTGACCGCCTGACCGTCGGTGTGATCGCCGGTCGGGGAGCGGGGGAGGGGACCCGCGAGTACCTGCGGCGGTTCGTCGACCGGTTGGGGTTGACCGGGCTGCCGGCGGAGCACGACTCCGGTCACCTGACCCGGTGCCGTGCGGAGGATTCGCCGTTGCGCACTGGCCGGGTGCTGGTCGTGGGGGATGCGGCGGGGTTGTTGGAGCCGTGGAGCCGGGAGGGCATCAGCTTCGCGCTGCGGTCCGGTGCGTTGGCCGGTGCGGCGGTCGCCGACGGTGACCTGACCGGGTACGAGCGGGCTGTCGCCGCGCGGTTGGTGCCGGAGATGCGGGCGGGCTTCCGTCTGCTGGACGTGTTCACCCGGCGCCCGGACGTGTTCCACGCCCTGTTGGCGACGCCGCCGGGCTGGCGGATGTTCGTGCAGTTCTGTCAGGGGCGGGCGAGCTTCGACGAGATGCTGCGACGCCGGTCCATCCGGGCCGCCCTCGCGGTGCTGGACCGACTACCCACGCCACGCCAGCCCACCGCCGTTCTCCCAGGATCCTAG
- a CDS encoding 5'-nucleotidase C-terminal domain-containing protein, whose translation MTSPSGPSRRQVLVAAAAAASAPLIAAAPAQAAGAARSRTWDLTLLGTSDTHGNVYNWDYYRDAEYDDSKHNDIGVAKLATLINQIRRERRGKATLVLDAGDTIQGTPLATYYAKQEPITATGEKHPMARAMNVIDYDAVTLGNHEFNYGLPLLDLWIRQLGFPALAANAVNARTGKPAFLPYVIKKVSLGFAAPTLRVGILGLTNPGVAIWDKGNVEGRLRFDDMVATAAKWVPIMRARGADLVLISAHGGDSGTSSYGPELPNENPVALIAQQVPGIDAILFGHAHNEVVERFVTNERTGAQVLLSEPSKWGQRLTRMDFTLTREHGRWVITKKAATMLNTNTVVEDPKVLAAVRAQHQKTVAYVNQVVARSTVELSAAESRYKDTPILDFINHVQTEVVGAALVGTAYADLPVLSIAAPFSRTAVFPAGDVKIRDVAGLYVYDNTLEAVVLSGAEVRAYLEYSAKYFRTLAPGAPVDTEQLSDPAVPDYNYDVFSGVDYDIDISKPVGQRITRLVLPGTDTPVADDAQFVVAVNNYRRSGGGNFPGIVKTQVYNAQQEIRQLLIDWAQAKGTIDPADFFQPNWRLVREGVPVF comes from the coding sequence ATGACCTCTCCCTCCGGCCCGTCGCGTCGTCAGGTGCTCGTCGCCGCCGCGGCGGCGGCGTCCGCCCCGCTGATCGCCGCCGCGCCCGCGCAGGCGGCCGGCGCGGCCCGGTCACGCACCTGGGACCTCACCCTCCTGGGCACGTCGGACACGCACGGCAACGTCTACAACTGGGACTACTACCGCGACGCCGAGTACGACGACAGCAAGCACAACGACATCGGCGTCGCGAAGCTGGCGACTCTGATCAACCAGATCCGTCGGGAGCGGCGCGGCAAGGCGACGCTGGTGCTCGACGCCGGAGACACCATCCAGGGCACGCCCCTGGCCACGTACTACGCCAAGCAGGAACCGATCACCGCCACCGGGGAGAAGCACCCGATGGCCCGGGCCATGAACGTCATCGACTACGACGCGGTGACGCTGGGCAACCACGAGTTCAACTACGGGCTGCCGCTGCTCGACCTGTGGATCCGCCAGCTCGGCTTCCCGGCGCTCGCCGCGAACGCCGTCAACGCGAGGACCGGCAAGCCGGCCTTCCTGCCGTACGTCATCAAGAAGGTCTCCCTCGGTTTCGCCGCGCCCACCCTGCGCGTCGGCATCCTCGGTCTGACCAACCCCGGTGTGGCCATCTGGGACAAGGGCAACGTCGAGGGCAGGCTGCGCTTCGACGACATGGTCGCGACCGCGGCGAAGTGGGTACCGATCATGCGGGCCCGCGGCGCGGACCTGGTGCTGATCTCCGCGCACGGCGGGGACAGCGGCACCTCCAGCTACGGCCCGGAGCTGCCGAACGAGAACCCGGTGGCGTTGATCGCCCAGCAGGTGCCGGGGATCGACGCGATCCTCTTCGGGCACGCGCACAACGAGGTGGTCGAGCGGTTCGTCACCAACGAGCGGACCGGCGCCCAGGTGCTGCTCTCCGAGCCGTCGAAGTGGGGCCAGCGGCTCACCCGGATGGACTTCACCCTCACCCGCGAACACGGCCGGTGGGTGATCACCAAGAAGGCCGCCACCATGTTGAACACCAACACGGTGGTCGAGGACCCGAAGGTACTCGCGGCCGTGCGGGCCCAACACCAGAAGACCGTGGCGTACGTCAACCAGGTCGTCGCCCGCTCCACTGTGGAGTTGTCGGCGGCCGAGTCGCGGTACAAGGACACCCCGATCCTGGACTTCATCAACCACGTGCAGACCGAGGTGGTCGGCGCGGCTCTGGTCGGCACGGCGTACGCCGACCTGCCGGTGCTGTCGATCGCGGCGCCGTTCAGCCGTACCGCCGTCTTCCCCGCCGGCGACGTCAAGATCCGCGACGTGGCCGGCCTGTACGTGTACGACAACACCCTCGAAGCCGTCGTGCTCAGCGGCGCGGAGGTGCGCGCGTACCTGGAGTACTCGGCGAAGTACTTCCGCACCCTCGCGCCGGGCGCCCCGGTCGACACGGAGCAGCTCAGCGACCCGGCGGTACCGGACTACAACTACGACGTCTTCTCCGGCGTCGACTACGACATCGACATCTCCAAGCCGGTCGGGCAGCGGATCACCCGCCTGGTGCTGCCCGGCACCGACACGCCGGTGGCCGACGACGCACAGTTCGTGGTGGCGGTGAACAACTACCGGCGCAGCGGCGGCGGCAACTTCCCCGGCATCGTGAAGACGCAGGTCTACAACGCGCAGCAGGAGATCCGCCAACTGCTCATCGACTGGGCGCAGGCCAAGGGGACGATCGACCCGGCCGACTTCTTCCAGCCGAACTGGCGGCTCGTACGCGAGGGCGTGCCGGTCTTCTGA
- a CDS encoding SDR family oxidoreductase: protein MTEDQHTQQDPTSQYGGQSGQPAQQQSAPGSTADMSPKPDHGEESYRGSGKLDGKRALITGGDSGIGRAVAIAFAREGADVLISYLGEEEDADARETIRLVEEAGRRGVAVRGDITDESHCQELVDRTVRDLGGIDILVNNAAYQMSQDKGILGISTEQFDRVLKTNLYAMFWLCKAAIPHLPEGAAIINTASIQAFDPSPQLLDYATTKAGIANFTKALAADLADQGIRVNAVAPGPVWTPLIPATMPQEKVKQFGTDTPEGRPGQPAELAPAYVFFASQESSYVTGEILGVTGGRPTK, encoded by the coding sequence GTGACTGAGGACCAGCACACCCAGCAGGACCCGACCAGCCAGTACGGCGGGCAGTCGGGTCAACCCGCGCAGCAGCAGTCGGCACCCGGTTCGACCGCGGACATGAGCCCGAAGCCGGACCACGGGGAGGAGTCGTACCGTGGCAGCGGCAAACTCGACGGCAAGCGGGCGCTGATCACGGGCGGTGACTCGGGGATCGGCCGGGCGGTCGCGATCGCGTTCGCGCGGGAGGGCGCCGATGTGCTGATCTCCTACCTGGGCGAGGAGGAGGACGCCGACGCCCGGGAGACCATTCGCCTGGTCGAGGAGGCCGGTCGGCGGGGCGTCGCAGTGCGCGGTGACATCACCGACGAGTCGCACTGCCAGGAGTTGGTCGATCGGACGGTACGCGACCTGGGCGGCATCGACATCCTGGTCAACAACGCCGCCTACCAGATGTCGCAGGACAAGGGGATCCTCGGGATCAGCACCGAGCAGTTCGACCGGGTGCTCAAGACCAACCTCTACGCCATGTTCTGGCTCTGCAAGGCGGCGATCCCCCACCTGCCCGAGGGGGCGGCGATCATCAACACGGCGTCGATCCAGGCGTTCGACCCGTCGCCGCAGCTGCTGGACTACGCGACCACCAAGGCGGGCATCGCCAACTTCACCAAGGCGCTCGCCGCCGACCTCGCCGACCAGGGCATCCGGGTCAACGCGGTCGCGCCCGGCCCGGTCTGGACGCCGCTGATCCCGGCCACCATGCCGCAGGAGAAGGTGAAGCAGTTCGGCACCGACACCCCGGAGGGGCGTCCCGGGCAGCCGGCGGAGCTTGCTCCGGCGTACGTCTTCTTCGCCTCGCAGGAGTCCAGCTACGTCACCGGCGAGATCCTGGGCGTCACGGGCGGTCGGCCGACGAAGTGA
- a CDS encoding nucleotidyl transferase AbiEii/AbiGii toxin family protein, protein MTEPHLHEFYREVARVALTAAGPHRFVLGGGVAWAAHGLVARPTEDVDLFADVEGAAAAASTGVRVALERAGFLVSDADPDGDLAELFDGYEQDMKDFVVSRDGRQIRLSLARLDRRQSPVVMDLGPVMDVRDLVANKIAALVNRREVRDFVDVAAALEHYDVTELLVLARQVDPALDPADVRAAGRYLDRLSEQRFGRYGLDAAAVAQVRRRFAAWPR, encoded by the coding sequence GTGACCGAACCGCATCTGCACGAGTTCTACCGGGAGGTCGCCCGGGTGGCGCTCACCGCCGCCGGGCCGCACCGGTTCGTGTTGGGGGGCGGGGTGGCCTGGGCGGCGCACGGTCTGGTCGCCCGTCCGACGGAGGACGTCGACCTCTTCGCGGACGTGGAGGGTGCCGCCGCGGCGGCGTCCACGGGTGTACGGGTGGCGCTGGAGCGGGCCGGCTTCCTCGTCAGCGACGCCGACCCCGACGGTGATCTCGCCGAGTTGTTCGACGGGTACGAGCAGGACATGAAGGACTTCGTGGTGAGCCGCGACGGCCGGCAGATCCGGCTCAGCCTCGCCCGGTTGGACCGTCGGCAGAGCCCGGTGGTGATGGACCTCGGCCCGGTGATGGACGTGCGCGACCTGGTGGCCAACAAGATCGCGGCTCTGGTCAACCGGCGGGAGGTCCGCGACTTCGTCGATGTCGCGGCGGCGCTGGAGCACTACGACGTGACCGAACTGTTGGTGCTGGCCCGGCAGGTCGACCCGGCGCTGGATCCGGCGGACGTGCGCGCCGCCGGGCGTTACCTGGATCGGCTGTCCGAGCAGCGCTTCGGTCGTTACGGCCTGGACGCCGCCGCCGTCGCCCAGGTCCGGCGGCGTTTCGCCGCTTGGCCCCGCTGA